ttcaTGTGTCGCAGCTCCTGTGGGCCGAGTGACCTAAACCTCCGTCTACGTTCTAGGTGCTGACGGTGCTCCAGGCTGCTgtggatgacctggtggtggtagaggccgGACAGCTGACCCCGCTGAAGGAGCTGAAGGCGCTCCACCTGCAGGGCTTCGCCAGACGGCGCGCCAGGCAAGTCTCGGGCTACTTCCCCAACCGGGTGCGGGAGATGGTGGAACACAAGAAGAGACTGGCCAGGATTGAAGACGGAGAGGATCAAGACCTACTCCTGGCGATATCCGAGGACGCCCTGGTGCCCCTGACCAACCTGCAGTTGCTGGATCTGCAGTTCGTGCGGCTGGTGGCGGCTGTGGAAGGGGGACGTCTTCGGCGACAGATAGAGCCGCTGTCTACGACGACGCTGCTCGATATGCCCCTCCagtacttcctctctctcactgaccAGTTGCACGACCTAGATCTTCCTCCCGAGGTGGTGGACGACCTGGTTCCGTCATCCCAGGGCGGCCAGCCCTACCTGGAGGTCGAGATTGAACCGCTGCAAGACGAGGACGACGACCTAGTTCCTTACGAAGTCTTCAAGACGGAGACTGAGATCGTGCTGGCGCCGTTCATGGCCCAGAGGCAGCTCAAGTACCTGCGGGTGGCCCATGCGAAGCTGGATCGCGTGGGCCACGAGCTCCTGACGGGGCTGGACAGCCTGCACACCCTCACCCTCGAGCACAACCACATCAAGGTCCTGCCCACGGCCATGTTCACGCCCGCACCTCACATCCGCCACCTCTCCCTCGCCCACAACAACATCCTCGCTCTCGAGGGCGACAGTCTGGCCGGCCTGGAGGAGTTACTCACCCTGGACCTGGACCACAACAAACTGGATTCACTGGGCCCGGCCAGCTTCCCTACCCTCCCCAGGCTGGCCACCCTGCGGCTCCTGGGCAACCCCCTCACCCACGTCTTCCCCTTCGCCTTCGCCAACGTCAACGCGACGGAGAAGATCCTCCTGGGCTCCCGCCAGGTCTCGGCGGAGGCCCACATCGACACCTTCAGACACCTCGGGTCGCTGACGAACCTCCAGATCGAGAACACCACGCTGCTCGCCCTGAGTCGCCTGTTCCTGCAGGGGATGCCCGATCTGAGGGACCTCACCATCCACGGCCGCGTCCCTTCCATCGACTACGACGCTTTCACGACCACGCCGATGCTCGAGTCCCTGACCCTGagccactgccacctcgccaggCTCTCCCTCGACGCCTTCTTGGGCCTGAGGAGCCTTCGGTACCTGGACCTGAGCCACAACAAGCTGGCGAAGCTCTCCCCAGGGACCTTCGACTACCTCTCCAGCCTGAGGGAGCTGTACCTCCACCACAATCAACTGACGTCTCTGCCGCCCAGGATTTTCCTGGCCCTGCCGGCCAAGCTGGTGCAACTGCACGAGAACCCCTGGCACTGCACCTGCGAGCTCCTGCAGATGCAGCCGACGCTCACGAACAAGGTAGTCGGCATTTGGCTATTGTTcacaccccctttccctcctcctctctctctctctctctctctctctctctttctctctctcttttgaccacgacttcgacccttgggtatgatgccctTTGTGCTcctggcttcacacacacacacacacacacacacacacttaagaggTAGGGTCTTGGGGTCAAGGGGGCCCAGACCGTCGTGCCTTAGGTCAAGgaaacccctcctccccttcccccccccctcggtACCCGAGGGTCCTTCTAccgacgaggggggggggggggggtcatgggaCTACGAGGGTCTGTCTTCTCAATTCGTGGTGGGTTTCTGCTGCGCTTGGCTGTGCTTGCCCCGCCACAGGAACCAAGTTtgccccttcttcctctcctcagcAACACCACACAGCTCCCAGCTCCCCGACTGCCACACAAACATGTAGACTTGACACTACTGTTTCTACCCTCACTACTAACAGCACTTAAGTATTATTTGAGTAGCGCCAGTTTAtctattgtcattatcacttgATATTATTCCTAAGTGCTtgtactacttctgctactactactactactactactactactactacttctactattactactactactactactactgctgctaccgctactactactactactattactactactactactactactactactactgctactactactattgttactactactgctaatgttAAGTACAAACTATTAACTATCGACTTCACCCACAACTGCCACGACGTATTCAGTCGTTACAACTGCTGATCACATAGTTATAACAACTTCATTTACTGCTGTCGACTGAACAGGAGTGGTTGCTGTAAGCCGAGTCTGCGCAGTTAGACAGTGAAAGGAAAAGGGACGTTGCGTTGCTAGTGTCTCAGGCACACGTACCCGAACAAGGTTGTTCTTAATACAGAGGTGTTCGTGATATGAATGCAATGGCAATGTTACCGCAGAGCATCAACAAacatcatccccccaccactcacacacacacacacacacacacacacacacacaaagaaaccccacacacacacaaagaaaccccacacacacacaaagacccccccccccacacacacacacaacacacacatacacacgaaaagaaaaacaccccccacacacatacagcacacacacaaacatacacacacacacagacgaagaaccccccctcccacacacacacaaacacacacatacacacaaaaagaacaaacaccccccacacacacaaaaaaaacaccccccccctccacacacacacacacacacacacacagataacgcGACCAACCATCTGGTCCCACAAGTGACATTATCTTGTTGAACTTCAGGTTCGCCAGCTGGGGTACTCCACCTGCCGCTGGGACGAGAAGCAGGGCGCCGTCTGCACTGACCAGGTCCCCGTCAGGCTGAGGTACGACTCGAGGGTAGCGCCCCGCTGTAAcacgcccctccaccaccgccaacagGATGTCTTCCACGTGACCAGCCGCCAGCTCAAATGCCCCAAGCACCTGTGGGCCCCGCGCTTCGCCCGCCCCAGACCGAAGAGCCTCAAGGGCGTGGCGGAGTCCAAGGGCAACAGCAACATGGTGGCTGGCGACGCGATGGTGAACAGGAGCGACAACACCGTCAGGGAGAGGGTTCGACCGgatctgaaggaggaggagccgaaCTGGCTGCCCCTGACTGCCCACACCTCGCCGCCCGTCGAGTATAAGGACCTGCTGGAGATCGCAGAGAGGGAGATGCCCCATGACGTCTTCGCTCCTCTGACTGACGATATTATcgcgaaggagaaggaggaagatgacagGTGGAACTACGAAAGCATTGGGAACCATGAAGACAGTGGGAGCCATGAAGGTAGTGGGATCCATGAAGGTAGTGGGAGCCATGAAGGCAGTGGGAGCCATGAAGGTAGTGGGAGCCATGAAGGCAGTGGGAGCCATGAAGGCAGTGGCATCCATGAAGGCAGTGGGAGCCATGAAGGCAGTGGGAGCCATGAAGGTAGTGGGAGCCATGAAGGCAGTGGGAACCATGAAGGCAGTGGCATCCATGAAGGCAGTGGGAGCTATGAAGCCAGTGGGATCCATGAGGGCAGTGGCATCCATGAAGGCAGTGGGAGCCGTGAAGAAGCGGCGACGAATGAATATGAAAACAGCGCCGTCGCCTCCTACGAGATGGATGATGGCGGCCACCTGGCCCTCTACCGACGCGAGAAGGAAAGGACGAAAGCGATGCTCGAGGCGGAGCGGCAAAGGCGAATCGAGGAAGTGCGGGCCCGTAAGCGGGCTTGGCGGGCACAGCAGGAGGCGAGGAAGCGGGAGGAGAAGCGGCAAAGGAAAGCGCTGGAGATGGCTAGGTTCCTTAAGGAAATGCACCTGTAATTAACACATCCAACGAGCCTGGTTTAAGGGCAGCTTTTACATTCTCTCTTATCTTCTCCTTCTCTTTGCCCCAACGGCCGTTTTAAAAAGCGTCGTGAAGTTGCTCACTTATGTATTCATACAAATAACGACCATTGGTAAGACGTATCTAACTTTGGGAAGGTTAAAACTTCGGTTTGAAGAAAGTGATCTTGTCACGTCAACCTGACCCGTATATAGTGAGgtcacgttttctttgatgatttatttatggtgCAAATTTTGTGTGTGTAACGTCCTAAACTTTTAACTTTCTGACGCCTTAATTTTGGGGGTCGAAAAGCAACCCCCAAACCTTCACAGTTTTTTTCTAATGTAGTAAATGTCAAGTCACTGGCCAGAGCAGGTAGGTTTAGAAATCATCTTATGTACAAGTGATTAATTTGGGTGGTTAGTATGGGGTGGGGAACGAGTGTTGATTAATAGTATTATATAAGTTCAAAGTGCCACTTCGGGGCGCAATGGGAGTTCCTTTTCGACCCCAATTCAGCCACACGTACAAgttactatattatatatattaaaaaaaaaaaaactcgaagaTGTTTAATGTAAGTAGGCAGTTTTGATTGTAGGCTCCTCACAGAATTAAATATTTGCCAACATCTGGTAAGTCATTAGACAACTGACAAAGTTTTTACGGTCAAATTGCACTTACCGTGGCTATTTTTTAATGGCATCAACACACAAGTAGCGAAGTAGAGTGAGAAACTTTTTTTGTTTCTCCTTGCAACTGTGGTCATGGAAAGTACATGACAGTACGAGTAATATAGTTAAaattctaaaaaagaaaattatttgttatattttgtaCTCaacgtcctatatatatatatatatatatatatatatatatatatatatatatatatatatcagtggtttATCTTTACAGTAACGTCTTATTAGTTGTTTGAAACAGTTTACATTTTTGTTTGTCTGAGGTTTTGTCAAGAATTCAATTGCTTCTTAAATATGAATGTCTTAAAAAGCCATGTTTTAGTATACATCAGAGGGAAAAATTCTATGTTGCTATTGATATATACGATGGTTTTGCATTTTGTTGGGGAGCCGCTAAAGCGTTTTTAACATTTTACGTTATAAATGTTCTTTGAAAATATAGTCTCTCGAGTGTTCATATGAACCTGTTAGCCATGAGAGGTTTGTACAAGTGAACAGTGAGTTACCTGGACTCGAGACTAATGGAACATCCTGTTAttagcaaatgactcacttccaaataAGATTCAGTTCAGTATTTTGTCATTAATTATTTTTCAATGATTGTTGGTCAGAAAAAATAGTCTTTTTATGAGGTTAAGGAATACGTAAATATATGTGTGGTGGGTAGaatatgtgaatttttttttctaataaaagaTTTAGTATACtttaggtgtgtatgtatattaaaaagaaaataaaggtttCCTAATGTCTTTTCTTTTGTAGACGATATCTTCTCAAAGGTTTATTCTCTTATTTACTTCAATGTCTTGGAATTATGTACTAGGCTTGCTTTACAAATGTATTCAcgtttcgtgtgtatatatatatatatatatatatatatatatatatatatatatatatatatatatatatatattcttttaaattcACGGTATTTTGGTTCATTATGTACCtacatatctttatatacatCTAGAGCCCATGATCACGTATCTATATATACACCTCTGTGTTCAAACATCATCCATTGCCTTTTAGAATCATTTTTGGTTATCGTGCTACACCTAATTGCGGCTACGATTGTTTCGTGGGTTAATTAGACTTTTAGGCTTAACTGCTAGCGCCAGAGGGGTCATTCCTCAAGGTCGTCAGTGTTAAATTATAATCTTAAACACCTTCCTCGGATGGGCAAGCAAGATAATGCTATACGACATTGCTGTATGAACGGCTGACCTGACCAATCAGGGGTGTGGCCGTGACCAATTTTTCACTAGTTACCTGGATACGTTATGGCCTGTGATTGGTCCTGGAGGTAGTGGCGGGGGGCGGAGCCAAGTCCCGTTGCCATGGAGACCTGTCACACCCCCCCTTCATGACCCCCGCCTGAGGTTGGGTCAGTGGCGTAATTGTCTGTGGTCGGTGAAGGTCAGGGAAAcaaatacttttattttttttccccctcagggTTGACTTGTGTGTAATACAGTGaacaaagaaagtatatataaaaaaaaaggtttaatctAGTTTGACGTGGCACATTCGGACAGTATTCTgaatacgataaaaaaaaaaaccatttttttccattctttttttgatGAAAGTTTACATTAAGACGAGGACGCTATAGTGTTAGTCGAGTCGCCCTTGGAGACATGGCTACTGTCATACCAAGAAGACCTTCTGTGACCAAGTAATATTCATTCACACATTACTGAACCAGACCTACTGATTTTGGAAGGTAAGACTCGTACCACCATTGTACGTCCGTCCAAATTTGAAGACGATGCTGTTACACTTAGTTTTAGGTTGTCCACTGCTTCAGTAGGTGCATTAATGAACACACGAAGCCAATTTGGAAAGGCATCGGGTCGCAAAAAACCAACttgagatatgatatatatatatatatatatatatatatatatatatatatatattggaaaggatcacaattttgcgcgtgatcaagatattcctctgagtccaccacaggggaaaatgaaacacgaaaagttcccaagtgcactttcgtgtaataatcacatcattaggggagagacaagagagaaatataacagtcagttgatatacatcgaagagacgaagctgggacgccatttatATTATTCAATGCTGACCTGGTCAGTTTTAGCAAGTAATTGAAGCCATCGAGAAGAGCAGTATGTGGGGGCAAAAATTATTTCCATTTTAACAGGAGCTGCTGACATAGCTCAGGGGTAGGTTTTCTGGTTataagagggaaggatgggggttATAAAAACCCACACAGACCAACCAAACTTTTACACTCGCCTTCaaaagtgagggggaggggttcgACTCCCTCCTTTCCACACCAAATAGTTATATTAATTcctaatatattattattattattctctgttGACCGTAAATTGTTGGCGGAGGTAGTTAGAACATTCTTATATAACAATGTCGTGGGACAGAATGATTTAAACTGAAGTTTTTAATATTGTAtgatggatgatttttgctgtgTGAAAGACGCATCAGCCATAGGTTATTATATATGGAAATCATATGATGAATACGGTGCAAAATGGTACAAATAaatatctgtatatctatttttttgtGTAAATGGAAACCACGAAAATATAtccagagagagaggaaaaaaactaAGTTCATGTTCGTTGGCCATGACGATACGTGAAGGTATGGCCGACATTTTGGAACAGACGAAACTGGTAGTTACGTAGTTATTTAATTTCATGAATTACCACCATTTCacatggtgtgtggagggtgggggggtgggggggggggcgagacatTACAGATAAAAAGTATTCAGATACAGGTGGCCAtgaacagtgatatatatatatatatatatatatatatatatatatatatatatatatatatatatatatatatatacattactttaGAGGCGCAGCGATGGAAAGGTTACTATAGGTTAGAATGGTAATAGTCGATTCGTTATAGTTAATGAGGCATATTATTCCACCTACTATGTTTATCTTTTAAGAAATGTCAAGGTATGGTTATCTATATCAGGTGATAAATCTTGGGTAGATAGTGTATTTTGtataacatttatatacatataaaaaaaaaaggcgatcgTAATCCAAGAGTTTTAACCTAATCTAATCCAACATTCATAAAAGTCATCGATCCAGGTGGAATATAATTCTCCTATAACAAAAAAAGGGATTAAATCGTTTTCTTGGACAGGAGTCAAAATGGACGCTTCCCTAAAAAAATAAGAGATAGGATTTAATATCACTCGTAGCTTTCCCAGTTGAAGATACGGTTATTTTTACCCATGCTCACTTGAGATTAATGAAACCAgtgatgtggaggaggaagtTCATTAGGGAATTTAAATTTGAATAGTTGTCAAAGatgatattaattttttttaagcaAGTTTGTCAAAAGATTCTGACTTGCTAGGTCATATTTGGCATCACAATAGCATCTGTTTCCACTACGAATCAAAACCTGAAGAGGTACGTTAAGAATTTATAGTATTTTAAGATGGGAGTAAATGCTCCTTGGGACAAAGAGAGagggaatttcttttttattaaacCTTTTGGTAAAGCATGTTCGTTGCCACATCTTAGGACGTGTTTTTTAATGGTTGTCAGTAGCAGATAACCAGTCTCTATAAGGTGCCCAAGTAATATACATGAATATAGAGGATTTTCAACCATTCTCTCATGTGTTGTCATACTGAAAAAGGAAAATACCAAGGGCATATGTACATGGAATGGAGCcacttttctctcaactttcgaAATCTGAAATAAAATGTCATATCATTCAACCACCTCTTTTAGACCGAAGAAAATGAAGACGACATAGTGTTTCGCTGTCAAGACTAACAAATGTAGGAAGTTTTTAATGTTTGAGTATGATAGATACAAAGTTTAGGTATGATAGATACAAAGTTTAGGTATGATTGTCTAAGTGGCAAGCCGACGCATGatttaagggccaggtcaaagaaGCTATAGGAACGCTCTGCTTATCTATGTCTGTACTGGCCCAGAGAAACTATGATAAGGACGCTTTGCTTAATCTATGTCTGTATCAGGagttattgttaatgataatgttcctccgtcctaactccctct
This sequence is a window from Panulirus ornatus isolate Po-2019 chromosome 11, ASM3632096v1, whole genome shotgun sequence. Protein-coding genes within it:
- the LOC139751475 gene encoding uncharacterized protein — its product is MIAKLDNMSVLVFVGGLLLFSGVALGTPVPPGECPRECTCDVAPLRSASFVLTWMTSWGEDDLPEIHPNEVSEAGDLVISTTAEDARVDVDVVGLHATCALMPETNLTRLFHALPSSTMVLTVLQAAVDDLVVVEAGQLTPLKELKALHLQGFARRRARQVSGYFPNRVREMVEHKKRLARIEDGEDQDLLLAISEDALVPLTNLQLLDLQFVRLVAAVEGGRLRRQIEPLSTTTLLDMPLQYFLSLTDQLHDLDLPPEVVDDLVPSSQGGQPYLEVEIEPLQDEDDDLVPYEVFKTETEIVLAPFMAQRQLKYLRVAHAKLDRVGHELLTGLDSLHTLTLEHNHIKVLPTAMFTPAPHIRHLSLAHNNILALEGDSLAGLEELLTLDLDHNKLDSLGPASFPTLPRLATLRLLGNPLTHVFPFAFANVNATEKILLGSRQVSAEAHIDTFRHLGSLTNLQIENTTLLALSRLFLQGMPDLRDLTIHGRVPSIDYDAFTTTPMLESLTLSHCHLARLSLDAFLGLRSLRYLDLSHNKLAKLSPGTFDYLSSLRELYLHHNQLTSLPPRIFLALPAKLVQLHENPWHCTCELLQMQPTLTNKVRQLGYSTCRWDEKQGAVCTDQVPVRLRYDSRVAPRCNTPLHHRQQDVFHVTSRQLKCPKHLWAPRFARPRPKSLKGVAESKGNSNMVAGDAMVNRSDNTVRERVRPDLKEEEPNWLPLTAHTSPPVEYKDLLEIAEREMPHDVFAPLTDDIIAKEKEEDDRWNYESIGNHEDSGSHEGSGIHEGSGSHEGSGSHEGSGSHEGSGSHEGSGIHEGSGSHEGSGSHEGSGSHEGSGNHEGSGIHEGSGSYEASGIHEGSGIHEGSGSREEAATNEYENSAVASYEMDDGGHLALYRREKERTKAMLEAERQRRIEEVRARKRAWRAQQEARKREEKRQRKALEMARFLKEMHL